The genomic DNA TCCTGTTACCGTAAAAATTGGTGGCCCAGAAGCTAGAACGGATATTCGTATGCTCGTCAAAGAAGAGATCGAAGGCATCTGCGCTCCTATGATCGAATCCTCTTACGCTCTCAAAAATTTTATTCAGACTTTAAAAAGTATGCTCACTCCAGTAAGTTATGGAAAAATTTCCAAATCCATCAATCTAGAAACAATCACAGGTTATAAAAACCTGATGGAAATCGCGGATTCGCGTCCTTTTGATGATTTGAATCAGGTTACCGCCGCTCGCTCCGATCTTTCTGCTTCCATGGGGTTGATTCCAGACGATGAAGAAGTGATGAGAGTTACTAAAAACATTGTCTATCTTTCCAGAGAAAGAGGAAAAAAAACTTCCGTTGGTGGAACGATCACTAAATCCAATTTCAGAAAAATCGCCGAAACCATCGGACCGGATCTAATCAACTCTAGACACGTAGTCGTAAACACTCAAGAAGCTTTGCATAAAAATCCTGAAGAAGTTGCCGAAGCAATGTTGTTTTTTGAGATTGAACTCTACGATCTTTTCTCCGTTTTAAAACCTGAAAAAGCATTCTCTTACAAAAACAGAATAGAAACCAACCGAGAAAGAATAGGAGCTAGAAAGGTACTTTACTCGATCCGATAAGAATGGCAAAAGACACTCGAGATCTAATTTTAAAAACCTCTCTTAAACTTTTCTCCGAACAAGGTTATCACGGAACCACGATGAGGCAGGTCGCTTCTAAAGCGGGCATTTCTCTCGGACTTGCGTATCGTTACTTTGATTCTAAAGAAGCGATCTTAGAAGGCATCATAGAATCACATGATAAAATTCTTAAACGTTATATCCCTGACGAGGTAGTAGCAAATCCGCGTCGCGAAGATTTAATCGTTAACGTTTCAGAAAGCCTAATCTCTCTTGTTAAGGAAAACGAAGATTATCTTCGTCTTTATTGGAATCTGATGCTTCAACCCAAAATCCACAGGTTAAAACGTAGGAATATTCATCTTGTGAATATGATCTTTTTTGAAACTTCTAAAAAAACAATCCGTTCCGTTAAACCAAATTATTCCGAATTCGAGATCAAAAACCTTGCTTCGACTACGATCGGTTATATGATCAATTATCTTACAAATAAAAAAGAGTTTTCACTCGACGATTTCCGCAACTACCTACTCTTCACTCTGAAAAATACATAATTCGCGACCCATAGGGAGCGAATTAGCCAACGAACATTGTAAGTGGCTCCCAACGAAGTTGGGAAATAGAGACCCATAGATTAGTATGTTCCTTGAACATAAGGCAGCTCCAAGTATGATTTCTTGATTCGACGGAGTCAAGAAAGGGGATTTTAAACTTTGTTCTTCACGAATGGACGATTAGTAAATTCTACTTTTTTAAAGTAGAATTTTGAATCACACCTTGTCGTACCTACGACGAATCTATCATGACACGCGATTCCTAGTAGCTAATTAGCTGAAACAAATCGAAAGCCCTTTGCAAAGAGATAGAGTGATCCAAAATTAGTTAACGTGGGTTAGGCGTACGAAAATCATGATTCCGAAAAAAATTGAAATCTGAATTTTATAGATCTATTTTTTAAATGTGGGAACTACCACAATTTAAAAAATAGAAGTTTATAATAGAGTTGTTGAAAAATTCCATAGTGAAGATTCGTAAAATTGCTTTAATTGTCCATTTCAATCCAATACAAACAGATCAAGAATTAATTTTTCAACAACTCTAACAATTGAACCTGTAGTATCCAAGTGTAGGAACTATTACAAAGCACAGACTTTACAGTTGATCCTTGAAAACGTGGGAACTATTACTTTTAGAAAATTCTCTCTCATTTTCTCATGTTATGTATCTAAAAATCTGCAAAGACCTGACTTGGGTCGGAAGTACGGCCAACTAAAACACAATTTCTTTTTTTAATTTCCTCAAAAATAGACAACATGACAAAAAACCGATCCACATCTTTCCACGATTATTTCTTGCCATACATTCTTTCTAAAATAGTTTCAACGTCGGAGAAACTACAGTTGAAACGAATTTTATTGACTGAATACTTTCCCGAAGGAAGCCAAGAAAAATCAGTGGCCAATCCTTGCCAAATACTCCAGAAGATAGAAAATAAACCTACTGAAATTCCAGAATTAGAATGGCTTTGCAACAAAGGATTGATCTGGATCGATTTGGATTCCACGGAAAGCGAAGATATAGACTTTTTAGCCAGAGAGTGTAATTTCCATCCACTCGCAATCGAAGATTGTATCAATAAAAATCAAAGACCCAAGTTAGATGAATACGACTCTTATCTTTTTATCGTCCTACATCGATTTCATTACGACACAGATAAAAAAATCCTAAGAAACAGCGAGATCCATATCTTTTTCAACGAAAAATTTGTGGTTACAGTTCACCAAAAAGAAGAACCTCTGATTGAACAACTCAGAGAACGTTGTATGACACAGGGAAATCCTTTATCGAGAGGAACGGATCAGATCCTTTATATGTTATTTGATCAAACGGTAGATTCAAATTTTCCAATCCTAGATAAAATGAGTGAAGAAATCGTACGAATCGAATCTCAGATTTTAGTAAATCAAGATAGTAATCAAACTATAGCGGGAATTCTATTTCTCAAACGAAACCTAACTCGAATTCGAAGAGTGCTTTCGCCTCAAAGAGAAATTGTAAACAGTCTCATTCGAAGAGATCATAATTTTCTAACTCCTAAGATTCAGATTTATTTTCGAGACGTATACGATCATCTAAATAGGCTTTACGAAACGATCGATATGGACAGAGATCTACTCGGCAATACGATGGACGCTTATTTTTCGGTAATTTCTCAAAGAACCAACGATATTGTTAAGCGACTTACTCTCATCAGTTTAATTTTTATGCCTCTTACGTTTCTAACCGGTTTTTTT from Leptospira kirschneri serovar Cynopteri str. 3522 CT includes the following:
- a CDS encoding aldolase/citrate lyase family protein, whose translation is MKEQIDRKLIELRRTLVSLVDQYPICGLKGGTETEDMDADEIRILHLVAKDLVPVTVKIGGPEARTDIRMLVKEEIEGICAPMIESSYALKNFIQTLKSMLTPVSYGKISKSINLETITGYKNLMEIADSRPFDDLNQVTAARSDLSASMGLIPDDEEVMRVTKNIVYLSRERGKKTSVGGTITKSNFRKIAETIGPDLINSRHVVVNTQEALHKNPEEVAEAMLFFEIELYDLFSVLKPEKAFSYKNRIETNRERIGARKVLYSIR
- a CDS encoding TetR/AcrR family transcriptional regulator, encoding MAKDTRDLILKTSLKLFSEQGYHGTTMRQVASKAGISLGLAYRYFDSKEAILEGIIESHDKILKRYIPDEVVANPRREDLIVNVSESLISLVKENEDYLRLYWNLMLQPKIHRLKRRNIHLVNMIFFETSKKTIRSVKPNYSEFEIKNLASTTIGYMINYLTNKKEFSLDDFRNYLLFTLKNT